Proteins from a single region of Gemmatirosa kalamazoonensis:
- a CDS encoding 2-oxoacid:acceptor oxidoreductase family protein produces the protein MITFGKAARAAAPKPDVPAAPPRYPGTPSAMDGSTAVVLVETAASEGAGAYPITPSTQMGEGWAAAVAEGKRNVNGRKLLFFEPEGEHAAAAVTAGMSMTGLRAANFSSGQGVVYMHESLYPAVGKRLTYVLNIAARAITKHALNVHAGHDDYHAVDDTGFFQLFAKDVQEAADLNLIAHRVAELSLNPGIVAQDGFLTSHVLETMRAPEPGLVREFLGDPSDVIDAPTPAQRLVFGAKRRRIPELFAVDHPAMLGVVQNQDSFAQGVAAQRPFYFDHVAELTDRAMEEFARLTGRRHARCSGYRLADAEYVVVGQGSVVSNAEAVADWLRATHGLKAGVLNLTMFRPFPADLVTRLLAGKKAVVVLERTDQPLAVDPPLLREIRAAMGQGVENGRALAAAPNAVLPHPRVAAVDADEVPEFYAGCFGLGSRDLQPGDIAAAVLNMTPAGAHRRQFYLGVDFVRPETRLPKLQIWQEQLLESYPHLADLSLPSAGDLDLMPNGSVSLRIHSVGGWGAITMGKNVAMTVFELLGMHIKANPKYGSEKKGQPTTFYATFAHEPIRLNCELTHVDVVLSPDPNVFRHSNPLAGIRDGGVFVIQSDLAPADFWAALPARARREIVARKVRVFVLDAFAIAQSEASDAELRYRMQGAAFMGAFFETSPLLAREGVADEKLFAGIRKQLAKKFGAKGERVVEDNLRVIRRGATEVREVTPVALADDAAPGAVPAMPALLDAPDAEWGVGNPGRFWEQVCVPCKLGQDGIADPFAAIGAIPAATSAVRDMTDVRLEVPRFLAEKCTGCAQCWTQCPDAAIPGLVSDPEEVLAAAAAHAATRGTIDRVKPLLKPLGREVRRLVGAEAFTSFADTLAAAATNVLPKLVPDAAKRATVEEELALVRAAIAEFPLAKTKTFWDGAERRQKGSGGLLSVTVNPEACKGCNLCVDVCPDGALVTVRQDDATVATLRDNWRIWQRLPDTPSRFVNVSDIDQGIGVLPTLLLRKESYRSMAGGDGACMGCGEKTAVHLVVSAIEAMMRPRVERQIARLGELIAGLDAKARGLLSADADLDAVMRVGGHLTLDLDDEKRGEMERLTRAIHDLKDLRWRYAEGPSTRGRAHLAMANSTGCSSVWASTYPFNPYPFPWANHLFQDSPSLAIGVFEGHMRKMADGFAAVRRAETLLGGTYDAQSTERELADLDWRTFTDDEFALCPPIVAMGGDGAMLDIGFQNLSRLLASAKPIRVIVLDTQVYSNTGGQACTSGFTGQVSDMAWYGAATHGKTEVRKELALIALAHRGVYVHQSSQASASHLMAGVLRGLQKRRPALFNIYTPCPVEHGLADDSAQHAARLALESRAFPFVTFDPDAGPSFAQCLSLDGNPSLDDAWPTYTLEYVDADGAARSMELPLTTADWAATEGRFRKHFTPIAQDDDAPMPFHEYLAASAEARAGRRPFVYVLTRERTLARWSVSDEMVRLAEERQLFWAQLRELAGVRVSDTVRERVAESLEAALEARLDAARREYEAKIAELKASYPQTIATRLAETLLRSSRGEMTVRELLARVPDGGAAESIEPQRTQRAAEETTKAASSSASSASSAVKNEESQPPIVAKPIAESPMAVAEARGNAAVDALAVDAYIESDRCTTCNECINLNKKLFAYNADKQAYVKDATAGTFAQLVMAAEKCPVSAIHPGTPLNPKEKDLDKWLKRAQAF, from the coding sequence GTGATCACGTTCGGGAAGGCGGCGAGAGCCGCAGCGCCGAAGCCTGACGTGCCGGCCGCCCCGCCTCGCTATCCGGGCACGCCGAGCGCGATGGACGGCAGCACGGCCGTCGTGCTCGTCGAGACCGCGGCGAGCGAGGGTGCCGGCGCCTACCCCATCACGCCCTCCACGCAGATGGGCGAGGGGTGGGCCGCCGCCGTGGCCGAGGGGAAGCGCAACGTCAACGGCCGCAAGCTGCTGTTCTTCGAGCCTGAGGGCGAGCACGCCGCCGCCGCGGTCACCGCCGGGATGAGCATGACCGGCCTGCGCGCCGCGAACTTCTCGAGCGGCCAGGGCGTCGTGTACATGCACGAGTCGCTCTATCCCGCGGTCGGGAAGCGCCTCACGTACGTGCTGAACATCGCCGCGCGCGCGATCACGAAGCACGCGCTCAACGTGCACGCGGGGCACGACGACTACCACGCGGTCGACGACACGGGGTTCTTCCAGCTCTTCGCGAAGGACGTGCAGGAGGCGGCGGACCTGAACCTGATCGCGCACCGGGTCGCCGAGCTGTCGCTGAACCCGGGGATCGTCGCGCAGGACGGGTTCCTTACGAGCCACGTGCTCGAGACGATGCGCGCGCCCGAGCCGGGCCTCGTGCGCGAGTTCCTCGGTGATCCGTCCGACGTGATCGACGCGCCGACGCCCGCCCAACGGCTCGTGTTCGGCGCGAAGCGCCGGCGCATCCCCGAGCTGTTCGCCGTGGACCACCCGGCGATGCTCGGCGTGGTGCAGAACCAGGACAGCTTCGCGCAGGGCGTCGCCGCGCAGCGGCCGTTCTACTTCGACCACGTCGCCGAGCTGACGGACCGCGCGATGGAGGAGTTCGCGCGCCTCACCGGACGCCGCCATGCGCGGTGCAGCGGCTACCGCCTCGCGGACGCGGAGTACGTCGTCGTGGGGCAGGGCAGCGTCGTGTCGAACGCCGAGGCGGTCGCCGACTGGCTGCGCGCGACGCACGGGCTGAAGGCCGGCGTGCTGAATCTCACGATGTTCCGGCCGTTCCCCGCGGATCTCGTCACGCGGCTGCTCGCCGGCAAGAAGGCCGTCGTGGTGCTCGAGCGCACCGACCAGCCGCTCGCCGTGGACCCGCCGCTGCTGCGCGAGATCCGCGCGGCGATGGGGCAGGGGGTCGAGAACGGACGTGCCCTGGCGGCGGCGCCTAACGCCGTGCTGCCGCACCCGCGCGTCGCCGCGGTCGACGCCGACGAGGTGCCCGAGTTCTACGCCGGCTGCTTCGGGCTGGGCAGCCGCGACCTGCAGCCGGGCGACATCGCGGCGGCCGTGCTGAACATGACGCCGGCCGGCGCGCACCGACGGCAGTTCTACCTCGGCGTCGATTTCGTGCGGCCCGAGACGCGGCTGCCCAAGCTCCAGATCTGGCAGGAGCAGCTCCTCGAGAGCTACCCGCACCTGGCCGACCTGTCGCTGCCGAGCGCCGGCGACCTCGATCTGATGCCTAACGGCTCCGTTTCCCTGCGCATCCACTCGGTGGGCGGCTGGGGCGCGATCACGATGGGGAAGAACGTCGCGATGACGGTCTTCGAGCTGCTCGGCATGCACATCAAGGCGAACCCGAAGTACGGCTCGGAGAAGAAGGGGCAGCCGACGACGTTCTACGCGACGTTCGCGCACGAGCCGATCCGGCTCAACTGCGAGCTGACGCACGTCGACGTCGTGCTGTCGCCCGACCCGAACGTGTTCCGCCACTCCAACCCGCTCGCCGGGATCCGCGACGGGGGCGTGTTCGTGATCCAGAGCGACCTCGCGCCCGCGGACTTCTGGGCGGCGCTGCCGGCGCGCGCGCGGCGCGAGATCGTGGCGAGGAAGGTCAGGGTCTTCGTGCTCGACGCGTTCGCGATCGCGCAGAGCGAGGCGAGCGACGCGGAGCTGCGGTACCGCATGCAGGGCGCGGCGTTCATGGGCGCGTTCTTCGAGACGTCGCCGCTGCTCGCGCGCGAGGGCGTCGCGGACGAGAAGCTGTTCGCGGGGATCCGCAAGCAGCTCGCGAAGAAGTTCGGCGCGAAGGGCGAGCGCGTGGTCGAGGACAACCTGCGCGTCATCCGCCGCGGCGCGACGGAGGTGCGCGAGGTGACGCCGGTCGCGCTCGCCGACGACGCCGCGCCCGGCGCGGTGCCCGCGATGCCCGCCCTGCTCGATGCGCCCGACGCCGAGTGGGGCGTCGGGAATCCGGGGCGGTTCTGGGAGCAGGTGTGCGTGCCGTGCAAGCTCGGGCAGGACGGCATCGCCGACCCGTTCGCGGCGATCGGCGCGATCCCCGCGGCGACGAGCGCCGTGCGCGACATGACCGACGTGCGCCTCGAGGTGCCGCGGTTCCTCGCCGAGAAGTGCACCGGCTGCGCGCAGTGCTGGACGCAGTGCCCCGACGCGGCGATCCCGGGGCTCGTGAGCGATCCCGAGGAGGTGCTCGCGGCAGCCGCGGCCCACGCCGCGACGCGCGGCACCATCGACCGCGTGAAGCCGCTCCTCAAGCCGTTAGGCAGAGAGGTGCGCCGCCTCGTCGGCGCGGAGGCGTTCACGAGCTTCGCCGACACGCTCGCGGCCGCGGCGACGAACGTGCTGCCGAAGCTCGTGCCCGACGCGGCGAAGCGCGCGACCGTCGAGGAGGAGCTGGCGCTCGTGCGCGCCGCGATCGCCGAGTTCCCGCTCGCGAAGACGAAGACGTTCTGGGACGGCGCGGAGCGCCGGCAGAAGGGGAGCGGCGGGCTGCTCTCGGTGACGGTGAACCCCGAGGCGTGCAAGGGATGCAACCTGTGCGTCGACGTGTGCCCCGACGGCGCGCTCGTGACCGTGAGGCAGGACGACGCGACGGTCGCGACGCTCCGCGACAACTGGCGGATCTGGCAGCGCCTTCCCGACACGCCGAGCCGGTTCGTGAACGTGTCGGACATCGATCAGGGGATCGGCGTGCTGCCGACGCTTCTGCTCCGGAAGGAGAGCTACCGCTCGATGGCCGGCGGCGACGGCGCATGCATGGGGTGCGGTGAGAAGACCGCGGTGCACCTCGTCGTCTCGGCGATCGAGGCGATGATGCGGCCGCGCGTGGAGCGGCAGATCGCGCGGCTCGGCGAGCTGATCGCCGGCCTCGACGCGAAGGCGCGCGGGCTGCTCTCGGCCGACGCCGACCTCGACGCGGTCATGCGCGTGGGGGGGCATCTCACGCTCGACCTCGACGACGAGAAGCGCGGCGAGATGGAGCGCCTGACGCGGGCGATCCACGACCTGAAGGACCTGCGCTGGCGCTACGCCGAGGGCCCGAGCACGCGCGGCCGCGCGCACCTCGCGATGGCCAACAGCACCGGCTGTTCGAGCGTGTGGGCGAGCACGTACCCGTTCAACCCGTACCCGTTCCCGTGGGCGAACCACCTCTTCCAGGACAGCCCGTCGCTCGCCATCGGCGTGTTCGAGGGGCACATGCGGAAGATGGCGGACGGCTTCGCCGCGGTGAGGCGCGCGGAGACGCTGCTGGGCGGGACGTACGACGCGCAGTCCACCGAGCGGGAGCTCGCGGACCTCGACTGGCGGACGTTCACCGACGACGAGTTCGCGCTCTGCCCGCCGATCGTGGCGATGGGCGGCGACGGCGCGATGCTCGACATCGGGTTCCAGAACCTCTCGCGCCTGCTCGCGAGCGCGAAGCCGATCCGCGTCATCGTGCTCGACACGCAGGTCTACTCCAACACCGGCGGCCAGGCGTGCACGAGCGGCTTCACCGGCCAGGTGTCGGACATGGCATGGTACGGCGCGGCGACGCACGGCAAGACGGAAGTGCGCAAGGAGCTCGCGCTCATCGCGCTCGCGCACCGCGGCGTGTACGTGCACCAGTCGTCACAGGCGTCGGCGTCGCACCTGATGGCCGGCGTGCTGCGCGGGCTGCAGAAGCGCCGACCGGCGCTGTTCAACATCTACACGCCGTGCCCAGTGGAGCACGGGCTGGCCGACGACTCGGCGCAGCACGCGGCGCGCCTCGCGCTCGAGTCGCGCGCCTTCCCGTTCGTGACGTTCGACCCGGACGCGGGGCCGAGCTTCGCGCAGTGCCTCTCGCTCGACGGCAATCCGTCGCTCGACGACGCGTGGCCGACGTACACGCTGGAGTACGTGGACGCCGACGGCGCCGCTCGTTCGATGGAGCTCCCGCTGACGACGGCCGACTGGGCGGCGACGGAGGGACGCTTCCGCAAGCACTTCACGCCGATCGCGCAGGACGACGACGCGCCGATGCCGTTCCACGAGTACCTCGCCGCGTCGGCGGAGGCGCGCGCCGGGCGGCGGCCGTTCGTGTACGTGCTCACGCGCGAGAGGACGCTCGCGCGGTGGAGCGTGTCGGACGAGATGGTGCGGCTGGCGGAGGAGCGCCAGCTCTTCTGGGCGCAGCTCCGCGAGCTGGCCGGCGTCCGCGTGAGCGACACGGTGCGCGAGCGCGTGGCCGAGTCGCTCGAGGCGGCGCTCGAGGCGCGGCTCGACGCGGCGCGGCGCGAGTACGAGGCGAAGATCGCCGAGCTGAAGGCGAGCTACCCGCAGACGATCGCGACTCGGCTCGCGGAGACGCTGCTGCGCTCCAGCCGCGGCGAGATGACCGTGCGCGAGCTGCTCGCTCGGGTGCCTGACGGCGGTGCCGCCGAAAGCATCGAACCGCAGAGGACGCAGAGGGCCGCAGAGGAAACCACCAAAGCAGCGTCGTCCTCCGCGTCCTCTGCGTCCTCTGCGGTGAAAAACGAAGAGTCCCAGCCACCGATCGTCGCGAAGCCGATCGCCGAATCTCCCATGGCCGTCGCCGAAGCACGGGGCAACGCCGCCGTCGACGCGCTCGCCGTCGATGCGTACATCGAGTCCGATCGCTGTACGACGTGCAACGAGTGCATCAACCTGAACAAGAAGCTCTTCGCCTACAACGCCGACAAGCAAGCCTACGTCAAGGACGCGACGGCCGGCACGTTCGCGCAGCTCGTCATGGCGGCGGAGAAGTGCCCGGTCTCGGCGATCCACCCGGGGACGCCGCTCAATCCGAAGGAGAAGGATCTCGACAAATGGCTGAAGCGCGCGCAGGCCTTCTGA